Proteins encoded together in one Streptomyces sp. NBC_01216 window:
- a CDS encoding shikimate dehydrogenase, producing MTTPRRAAVLGSPIAHSLSPVLHRAAYAALGLADWSYDRFEVDESALPAFVAALDGSWAGLSLTMPLKRAIIPLLDEISGTAASVEAVNTVVLTEDGRRVGDNTDIPGMIAALRERGVEKVESAAVLGAGATASSALAALARICAGPVTAYVRSEARAAEMRGWGERLGVDVRTASWEDAAEAFTARLVVSTTPAGSTDALAAKVPDTPGTLFDVLYDPWPTALAAAWRERGGAVLGGLDLLVHQAVLQVEQMTGRSPGPLEAMRDAGAAALASAR from the coding sequence ATGACCACACCACGGCGGGCCGCCGTCCTCGGTTCTCCGATCGCGCATTCGCTCTCCCCGGTGCTGCACCGGGCCGCGTACGCCGCGCTGGGCCTCGCGGACTGGTCCTACGACCGCTTCGAGGTCGACGAGTCGGCTCTGCCCGCTTTCGTCGCCGCGCTGGACGGCTCCTGGGCCGGTCTGTCGCTCACCATGCCGCTCAAGCGGGCGATCATCCCGCTACTCGACGAGATCAGCGGGACGGCGGCCTCCGTGGAGGCCGTGAACACGGTCGTCCTCACCGAGGACGGCCGCCGCGTCGGCGACAACACGGACATCCCCGGCATGATCGCGGCGCTGCGCGAGCGAGGTGTGGAGAAGGTGGAGTCCGCCGCCGTCCTCGGCGCGGGCGCCACCGCGTCCTCAGCCCTGGCCGCGCTCGCCAGGATCTGCGCGGGCCCCGTGACCGCTTACGTCCGCAGCGAGGCCCGCGCGGCCGAGATGCGCGGCTGGGGCGAACGGCTCGGAGTCGACGTCCGCACCGCCTCCTGGGAGGACGCCGCGGAGGCGTTCACCGCGCGACTGGTCGTCTCCACCACCCCGGCCGGCTCGACCGACGCCCTGGCCGCGAAGGTCCCGGACACCCCCGGCACCCTCTTCGACGTGCTCTACGACCCCTGGCCGACCGCGCTCGCCGCCGCCTGGCGGGAGCGCGGTGGAGCGGTCCTCGGCGGCCTCGACCTCCTGGTCCACCAGGCGGTCCTCCAGGTGGAGCAGATGACGGGGCGCTCGCCGGGGCCGCTGGAGGCGATGCGGGACGCGGGCGCCGCGGCGCTCGCCTCGGCCCGCTGA
- the aroC gene encoding chorismate synthase, which yields MSRLRWLTAGESHGPALVATLEGLPAGVPVTTELVADHLARRRLGYGRGARMKFEQDEITFLGGVRHGLSLGSPIAVMVGNTEWPKWEKVMSADPVDPAELRETGRNAPLTRPRPGHADLAGMQKYGFDEARPILERASARETAARVALGAVARSFLKETAGIEIVSHVVELAAAKAPYGVYPTPADVEKLDADPVRCLDADASKAMVAEIDQAHKDGDTLGGVVEVLAYGVPVGLGSHVHWDRRLDARLAAALMGIQAIKGVEVGDGFGLARVPGSQAHDEIVTTPEGIRRASGRSGGTEGGLTTGELLRVRAAMKPIATVPRALATVDVATGEVAQAHHQRSDVCAVPAAGIVAEAMVALVLADALVEKFGGDSVPETRRNVRAYLDNLQIR from the coding sequence TTGAGCAGGTTGCGTTGGCTGACTGCGGGGGAATCCCACGGACCCGCGCTGGTCGCGACGCTGGAGGGCCTTCCCGCCGGCGTCCCGGTCACCACTGAGCTGGTGGCCGACCACCTCGCGCGGCGGCGCCTCGGCTACGGGCGCGGCGCACGCATGAAGTTCGAACAGGACGAGATCACCTTCCTCGGCGGAGTCCGCCACGGCCTCTCCCTGGGCTCGCCCATCGCCGTGATGGTCGGCAACACCGAGTGGCCGAAGTGGGAGAAGGTCATGTCGGCCGACCCGGTCGACCCCGCGGAACTCCGGGAGACGGGCCGCAACGCCCCCCTGACCCGGCCCCGCCCCGGCCACGCCGACCTCGCCGGCATGCAGAAGTACGGCTTCGACGAGGCCCGGCCGATCCTGGAGCGCGCCAGTGCCCGGGAGACCGCCGCCCGGGTCGCCCTCGGCGCCGTCGCCCGCTCCTTCCTCAAGGAGACCGCCGGCATCGAGATCGTGTCCCACGTGGTGGAGCTCGCCGCCGCCAAGGCCCCGTACGGCGTCTACCCCACCCCGGCGGACGTCGAGAAGCTCGACGCCGACCCGGTCCGCTGTCTCGACGCCGACGCCTCGAAGGCGATGGTCGCCGAGATCGACCAGGCCCACAAGGACGGCGACACCCTCGGCGGCGTCGTCGAGGTCCTGGCCTACGGCGTGCCCGTCGGCCTCGGCTCGCACGTCCACTGGGACCGCCGCCTGGACGCCCGGCTGGCCGCCGCGCTCATGGGCATCCAGGCCATCAAGGGCGTCGAGGTCGGCGACGGCTTCGGCCTCGCCCGGGTCCCGGGCTCGCAGGCGCACGACGAGATCGTCACCACCCCCGAGGGCATCCGGCGCGCCTCAGGCCGCTCCGGCGGCACCGAGGGCGGCCTGACCACCGGCGAGCTGCTGCGCGTCCGCGCGGCGATGAAGCCCATCGCCACCGTGCCGCGTGCGCTCGCCACCGTCGACGTCGCCACCGGAGAAGTGGCCCAGGCCCACCACCAGCGCTCCGACGTCTGCGCCGTGCCGGCCGCCGGCATCGTCGCCGAGGCCATGGTGGCGCTCGTCCTCGCGGACGCCCTCGTGGAGAAGTTCGGTGGCGACAGCGTCCCGGAGACCCGCCGCAACGTGCGGGCCTACCTCGACAACCTGCAGATCCGGTGA
- a CDS encoding shikimate kinase: MPPGPLVVLVGPMGSGKSTVGALLAALLGAPYRDTDADIVAAQGREISDIFVEDGEECFRALERDAVRTALAEHEGVLALGGGAILDADTRALLDGLPVVYLSMGVEEAVRRVGLNTARPLLAVNPRRQWRELMDARRPLYTEVARVVVTTDDRTPEEVASAVLDALELKKDV, encoded by the coding sequence ATGCCACCCGGACCGCTGGTCGTCCTGGTCGGGCCGATGGGCTCCGGCAAGTCCACGGTGGGGGCCCTACTGGCCGCCCTGCTCGGCGCCCCCTACCGCGACACGGACGCCGACATCGTCGCCGCCCAGGGCCGCGAGATCTCGGACATCTTCGTCGAGGACGGCGAGGAGTGCTTCCGGGCCCTGGAACGCGACGCCGTCCGCACCGCGCTCGCCGAGCACGAGGGCGTCCTCGCACTCGGCGGCGGCGCGATCCTGGACGCCGACACCCGTGCCCTCCTCGACGGCCTGCCCGTCGTCTACCTGTCGATGGGCGTCGAGGAGGCGGTCCGCCGCGTGGGGCTCAACACCGCGCGGCCGCTGCTCGCCGTCAACCCGCGCCGCCAGTGGCGCGAGCTGATGGACGCGCGCCGCCCTCTCTACACCGAAGTCGCGCGCGTCGTCGTCACCACCGACGACCGCACCCCCGAAGAGGTCGCGAGCGCGGTCCTCGACGCACTGGAGCTGAAGAAGGACGTATGA